One region of Oxalobacteraceae bacterium OTU3CAMAD1 genomic DNA includes:
- a CDS encoding TonB-dependent receptor plug domain-containing protein: MNKKLSAVCFAALSFPMLAIAANVAAAVADMAAPANAADAPAAAADSVDTAAAAAAPMATVEIATRKTRSSVAMTKSDMQKILPGINPLKALQTLPGVSFQTADPWGNNEQNTSLFIHGFSSPQLGYTMDGVPLGDQQYGNYNGLSPQRAVISENVGSVILSSGAGDLSTASTSNLGGTIETFSSDPSQTRNLAVQQTVGSYKTSRTFMRYDTGAFGEGNSAYISGVHHEQRAWDFKGRQGGDQFNAKFVNQSSLGKLTLFLNYSDKIEPNEDSTVRSATEKFQPYTRPFLYPNFQQAVSYLSPTGATPAAEGNNYRNYYSDAQRTDWLTYAKFDMNLGESTTWSNQIYYHNDDGVGVVAGPIGVAGLPGLFAVYFPGQNLKQVFGNSGYATRTTEYVINRSGYLSSLTTELGDHKLQASLWLESNRSSAYRRWYALDVNNPSSPYDRPSDPLITQYGSEIDNKVAQISVQDEWRVRDDLALQAGFKSSLQWADGQFPVQPKVGAIANGSTALPVGKITTKKWLLPQIGARWDITPQDQLFVNVQKNMRQFVTYGGGGASPWSLASQQAFDLFRDTAKPETSITYEAGLRTSHQLNLGALSAIDGQVNVYHVNFKDRLLTISPTPVISSIIGGNPVLANVGSVKTDGLDLSGTLHFGRMFSLYNALSYNRSEYQDNYSNGTAVVPTAGKAVPGSPEWMNKTVATLTVADTEFQLIGDYVGKRYATYTNDLSVPSYFLMSLGVSGKLPFLNGGLIKNARYRVNITNLADREGSLNVVVGAASGTYNTFPIAPRQGFLTLMADF, from the coding sequence ATGAACAAGAAATTATCCGCAGTGTGCTTCGCCGCGCTGAGCTTCCCGATGCTGGCCATCGCCGCCAACGTTGCCGCCGCCGTCGCCGACATGGCCGCGCCGGCCAATGCCGCCGACGCGCCCGCCGCCGCTGCCGATAGCGTGGACACCGCCGCCGCTGCCGCCGCGCCGATGGCCACCGTGGAAATCGCCACCCGCAAGACCCGCTCGTCGGTCGCGATGACCAAGAGCGATATGCAGAAGATCCTGCCGGGCATCAATCCATTGAAGGCGCTGCAAACCCTGCCGGGCGTCAGCTTCCAGACCGCCGACCCGTGGGGCAACAACGAACAGAACACCTCGCTGTTCATCCACGGTTTCAGCAGCCCGCAACTGGGCTACACGATGGACGGCGTGCCGCTGGGCGACCAGCAATACGGCAACTACAACGGCCTGTCGCCGCAGCGCGCCGTCATCAGCGAGAACGTCGGCAGCGTGATCCTGTCGTCGGGCGCCGGCGACCTGTCGACCGCGTCGACCAGCAACCTGGGCGGCACCATCGAGACCTTCTCCAGCGATCCATCGCAGACGCGCAACCTCGCGGTCCAGCAGACCGTCGGCAGCTACAAGACCTCGCGCACCTTCATGCGCTACGACACCGGCGCCTTCGGCGAAGGCAACAGCGCCTACATCTCCGGCGTGCACCACGAACAGCGCGCCTGGGACTTCAAGGGCCGCCAGGGCGGCGACCAGTTCAACGCCAAGTTCGTCAACCAGTCGAGCCTGGGCAAACTGACCTTGTTCCTGAACTACTCGGACAAGATCGAGCCGAACGAGGACAGCACCGTGCGCTCGGCCACCGAGAAGTTCCAGCCGTACACCCGTCCCTTCCTGTACCCGAACTTCCAGCAGGCGGTTTCCTACCTGTCGCCGACCGGCGCCACGCCGGCCGCCGAGGGCAACAACTACCGCAACTACTACAGCGACGCCCAGCGCACCGACTGGCTGACCTACGCCAAGTTCGACATGAACCTGGGCGAATCGACCACCTGGTCGAACCAGATCTACTATCACAACGACGACGGCGTCGGCGTGGTGGCCGGCCCGATCGGTGTTGCAGGCCTGCCGGGCTTGTTCGCGGTCTATTTCCCGGGCCAGAACCTGAAGCAAGTGTTCGGCAACTCCGGCTACGCCACGCGCACCACCGAATACGTCATCAATCGCAGCGGCTACCTGTCGAGCCTGACCACCGAACTGGGCGACCACAAGCTGCAGGCAAGCCTCTGGCTCGAAAGCAACCGCTCGTCGGCGTACCGCCGCTGGTACGCGCTGGACGTCAACAATCCCAGCTCGCCGTACGACCGTCCCAGCGATCCGCTGATCACCCAGTACGGCAGCGAGATCGACAACAAGGTGGCGCAGATTTCGGTGCAGGACGAATGGCGCGTGCGCGACGACCTCGCGTTGCAAGCCGGCTTCAAGTCGAGTTTGCAATGGGCCGATGGCCAGTTCCCGGTGCAGCCTAAAGTGGGCGCCATCGCCAACGGTTCGACCGCTCTGCCGGTCGGCAAGATCACCACCAAGAAATGGCTGCTGCCGCAGATCGGCGCGCGCTGGGACATCACGCCGCAGGATCAGTTGTTCGTCAACGTGCAGAAGAACATGCGCCAGTTCGTTACCTATGGCGGTGGCGGCGCGTCGCCGTGGAGTCTGGCGAGCCAGCAGGCGTTCGACCTGTTCCGCGACACGGCCAAGCCGGAAACCTCGATCACCTATGAGGCCGGCCTGCGCACCAGCCACCAGCTCAACCTGGGCGCGCTGAGCGCCATCGACGGCCAGGTCAACGTCTACCACGTCAACTTCAAGGACCGCCTGCTGACGATCAGCCCAACGCCGGTGATCTCGTCCATCATCGGCGGCAACCCGGTGCTGGCCAACGTCGGCAGCGTCAAGACGGACGGTCTCGACCTGTCCGGCACGCTGCACTTCGGCCGCATGTTCTCGCTGTATAACGCGCTGTCTTACAACCGTTCCGAGTACCAGGACAACTACAGCAATGGCACGGCCGTGGTGCCGACCGCCGGCAAGGCCGTGCCAGGCAGCCCGGAGTGGATGAACAAGACCGTCGCCACCCTGACCGTCGCCGACACCGAGTTCCAGCTGATCGGCGACTACGTCGGCAAGCGCTACGCGACCTACACCAACGACCTGTCGGTGCCGAGCTACTTCCTGATGAGCCTTGGCGTGTCGGGCAAGCTGCCCTTCCTCAACGGCGGCTTGATCAAGAACGCGCGCTACCGCGTCAACATCACCAACCTGGCCGACCGCGAGGGCAGCTTGAATGTGGTGGTCGGCGCGGCCAGCGGGACTTACAATACATTCCCGATCGCACCACGTCAGGGCTTCCTGACTTTGATGGCTGACTTCTGA